In a single window of the Raphanus sativus cultivar WK10039 chromosome 9, ASM80110v3, whole genome shotgun sequence genome:
- the LOC130500178 gene encoding uncharacterized protein LOC130500178, whose protein sequence is MIACYSLSINQSVMRRGIQRAKAAETLKKKKTDGIFTNPDPSTSRDTKRKRSVTFVDVDHQSGPSVDAKTSEFAFFNKLKSSFGRSSSEASPAASNCSIKVKQNPKTSESRSEEAGGQTQNGFGLLSSLLCDDYRVLFRLSPGLVTDRQAKDTSFSTPIYNASSSLNFTRNNDKDPGKKKCSSGFNRDKDRVLADDNNNLTCGGSSDDKEEDFFSVKRKRLNQWVKDTWFPEIHNVTSNGGDLVSLLLSRLFSGTDERHPSRFSKERTDRVLDSPGSKFLKRSHESYAEADQMEKNRSIPWCGWLENSSAKSLQFATNQHVHSSFIRRDPQDFSFSISYPKISSVYRPPWLTQKASLSFPVEETLDSSLQFGNYKPLSLGYHGDQIGYSSEALPYDHREPSSALLLEWNTENASTRKTDYLQPSNHHTELITCPNASSSSLADDPWRSDHSSSHDVVTRELYPLPLSSHYTSGSFLLPATNQTSHFEHEFERHMIDEEDVVAANQNLRTFHHGTSSPDCLTRDYKYYHSPPNSPLDHSPFKVTGREMVSFPFSSISNSDLLEASSPTRSDRWWI, encoded by the exons ATGATAGCTTGTTACAGTCTCTCGATTAATCAATCCGTGATGAGAAGAGGGATCCAGCGAGCGAAAGCAGCGGAAacactaaagaagaagaagaccgaTGGGATCTTCACGAATCCTGATCCTTCCACCTCTCGAG ATACGAAACGCAAGAGAAGTGTGACATTCGTCGATGTTGATCATCAAAGCGGACCAT CGGTTGATGCCAAGACCTCGGAGTTTGCCTTCTTCAACAAGTTAAAGTCTAGTTTTGGTCGCTCCTCCTCCGAAGCTTCTCCTGCTGCCTCTAATTGTTCAATCAAAGtgaaacaaaaccctaaaacctctGAATCGAGAAGCGAAGAAGCAGGAGGTCAAACGCAAAATGGTTTTGGGCTTTTATCATCTCTTCTTTGTGATGACTATAGAGTCCTGTTTAGGCTTTCCCCtggattg GTAACGGACCGCCAAGCTAAAGATACTAGCTTCTCCACTCCCATTTATAATGCCTCCTCATCTCTCAACTTTACTCGAAACAATGATAAAG ATCCTGGGAAGAAGAAATGTTCTTCCGGATTCAATAGAGATAAGGACAGAGTTCTAGCGGATGATAACAACAACCTGACATGTGGAG GAAGCAGTGATGACAAGGAAGAAGACTTTTTCTCTGTGAAGAGGAAGAGATTGAACCAGTGGGTCAAAGATACTTGGTTTCCTGAAATCCATAACGTCACCTCAAACGG GGGCGATTTAGTTTCTCTTCTCTTATCTCGGCTCTTCTCTGGAACCGATGAGAGACAT CCTTCTAGGTTTTCCAAGGAGAGGACAGACAGAGTTCTTGATTCTCCTGGTTCAAAGTTTCTCAAGAGGTCCCATGAAAGCTATGCAGAAGCTGACCAAATGGAGAAGAACAGATCGATACCTTGGTGTGGATGGCTGGAAAATAGCAGCGCAAAGAGTCTGCAGTTTGCAACGAATCAGCATGTTCACAGCAGTTTCATCCGGAGAGATCCCCAAGACTTTAGCTTTTCCATCTCATATCCTAAGATATCGTCGGtttatagacctccatggttgaCACAGAAGGCGTCCCTGTCTTTTCCTGTTGAAGAGACTCTGGACTCTAGCCTCCAATTCGGAAACTACAAGCCTCTTTCACTGGGTTATCATGGAGATCAAATTGGATACAGCTCAGAGGCCTTACCCTATGATCACAGGGAGCCTTCTTCTGCATTACTTCTAGAGTGGAACACTGAGAACGCAAGCACCAGAAAGACTGATTATTTGCAACCAAGTAATCATCACACAGAACTCATCACGTGTCCaaatgcatcatcatcatctttggCTGATGATCCATGGAGGTCTGACCATTCTTCATCCCATGATGTTGTTACAAGGGAGCTGTACCCTTTGCCTCTGTCCTCTCATTACACTTCAGGCAGTTTCCTCCTGCCAGCAACAAACCAAACCAGCCATTTTGAGCATGAATTCGAGAGGCATATgattgatgaagaagatgtAGTTGCAGCTAACCAAAATCTCCGAACATTTCATCACGGGACGAGCTCGCCAGATTGTTTAACCAGAGACTACAAATATTATCATAGTCCTCCCAACTCTCCATTGGATCATTCCCCTTTTAAAGTCACTGGACGTGAAATGGTATCCTTTCCGTTTTCAAGCATTAGCAATTCAGATTTGTTGGAAGCGTCAAGTCCAACACGAAGTGATCGGTGGTGGATATGA